One window of the Periophthalmus magnuspinnatus isolate fPerMag1 chromosome 6, fPerMag1.2.pri, whole genome shotgun sequence genome contains the following:
- the sema3ab gene encoding semaphorin-3ab: MGSFWGSVVLLLAGLVILRTEGYGSQNKNNIPRLKLSYKEMLDSNNLETFEGLPNSSSYHTFLLDEEKGRLLVGAKDHIFSFNLLNISQEYTQIPWLAAPNRRDECKWAGKDLLRECSNFIKVLQPYNHTHVYACGTGAFHPVCTYLEVGRKPEDGVFRLEPHIENGRGKSPYDPRLTTASMLIDGELYSGTSADFMGRDFAIFRTLGKHHPIRTEQHDSRWLNDPRFVGVHLIPESDNPEDDKIYLFFRENAMDGEYAGKATYARIGQLCKNDLGGHRSLVNKWTTFLKARLVCSVPGTNGIDTHFDELQDVFLMSTKDPKSPTVYAVFTTSSNIFKGSAVCMYSMADIRRVFLGPYAHRDGPNYQWVPFQGRVPYPRPGTCPSKTFGGFDTTKDLPDEVVTFARAHPAMFNPIYPINNRPIIVKTDVDYQFTQIVVDKVEAEDGLYDVMFIGTDIGTILKVVSIPRGSWHDLEEVLLEEMTVFREPTSITAMELSTKQQQLYLGSDIGVSQMPLHRCEVYGKACAECCLARDPYCAWDGSECSRYFPMAKRRTRRQDIRNGDPLTQCSDLQHDEELNGLTTLEDKTVYGVENSSTFLECSPKSQRARTHWQYQRSGDQRREEVKSGERFIRTDQGLLIRTLSKSDSGVYTCQAVEHGFMQTLLKVTLEVIGTERLDNLLQRDEDGGGANAYAPPQPQETPNQKLWYRDFLSLVNHPTLHSVDEFCEQIWKRERKHRKQKAHMVQAQHQQQQQQTKTILSPSVHVHSQMHVPSLAAKWKHLQERQKGRNRRTHDIQRAPRSID, from the exons AAATGCTGGACTCCAACAACCTGGAGACATTTGAAGGTCTTCCCAACAGTTCGTCCTACCACACGTTTCTTCTGGATGAGGAGAAGGGGAGGCTGCTGGTGGGAGCCAAGGACCACATCTTCTCATTCAACCTCCTCAACATCAGCCAGGAGTACACACAG ATTCCATGGTTGGCTGCTCCGAACAGACGAGATGAATGCAAATGGGCAGGCAAAGATCTATTG AGGGAGTGTTCAAACTTCATCAAGGTCTTACAGCCATACAACCACACGCATGTTTACGCGTGTGGGACAGGAGCCTTCCACCCCGTGTGCACCTATCTGGAGGTGGGACGCAAGCCAGAG GATGGCGTATTCCGGTTGGAGCCCCACATCGAAAACGGTCGTGGGAAGAGTCCGTACGATCCCCGGCTCACCACGGCCTCCATGCTCATCG ATGGGGAGCTGTACTCCGGCACGTCAGCCGACTTCATGGGCCGTGACTTCGCCATTTTCAGGACCCTCGGGAAGCATCATCCAATCAGGACAGAGCAGCATGACTCCAGGTGGTTAAATG ACCCACGATTTGTCGGAGTGCACCTCATCCCAGAGAGCGACAATCCTGAAGACGACAAGATCTATCTGTTCTTCAGAGAGAACGCCATGGACGGAGAGTACGCTGGGAAGGCCACCTACGCCCGCATCGGACAGCTCTGTAAG AATGATTTGGGAGGCCACAGGAGCCTGGTGAATAAGTGGACCACGTTTCTTAAAGCTCGCCTCGTCTGCTCTGTGCCAGGGACTAACGGCATTGACACACACTTCGATGAACTGC AGGATGTTTTTCTCATGAGCACTAAGGATCCCAAGAGTCCGACTGTCTATGCAGTCTTCACCACGTCCAG TAACATCTTCAAAGGCTCGGCAGTGTGCATGTATAGTATGGCTGACATCCGGAGAGTATTCCTGGGTCCCTATGCTCACAGAGATGGGCCCAACTACCAGTGGGTGCCGTTTCAGGGGCGTGTTCCCTACCCACGGCCCGGGACA TGTCCAAGCAAAACTTTTGGAGGATTTGACACGACAAAGGACCTCCCAGATGAGGTGGTGACTTTTGCCCGGGCCCACCCCGCCATGTTCAACCCCATCTACCCCATCAACAACAGGCCCATCATTGTCAAGACCGACGTGGACTACCAGTTCACCCAGATAGTGGTGGACAAGGTGGAGGCGGAGGACGGGCTGTATGACGTCATGTTCATCGGCACAG acATCGGGACGATCCTAAAGGTGGTGTCCATCCCCAGAGGGTCCTGGCATGATCTGGAGGAGGTCCTACTGGAGGAGATGACAGTCTTCAGA gaaCCCACATCCATCACTGCAATGGAGCTTTCTACCAAACAG CAACAGCTGTACTTGGGCTCGGACATTGGTGTATCCCAGATGCCCTTGCACCGCTGTGAGGTGTATGGGAAAGCCTGTGCCGAGTGCTGCCTGGCCCGGGACCCCTACTGCGCCTGGGACGGCTCTGAGTGCTCAAGATACTTCCCCATGGCCAAAAG gaggacgaggaggcaGGACATCAGGAACGGAGACCCGCTCACACAGTGCTCCGACCTGCAGCACGACg AGGAGCTGAACGGGCTGACCACGCTGGAGGATAAGACTGTGTACGGGGTGGAGAACAGCAGCACATTCCTGGAGTGTAGCCCCAAGTCCCAGAGAGCCCGGACCCACTGGCAGTACCAGCGCTCCGGGGACCAGCGCAGGGAGGAG GTGAAATCAGGGGAGCGCTTCATCCGCACAGACCAGGGCTTGCTGATCCGCACCCTCTCCAAGTCCGACTCCGGAGTGTACACCTGCCAGGCTGTGGAGCACGGCTTCATGCAGACACTACTAAAGGTCACCCTGGAGGTCATCGGCACGGAGCGGCTCGACAACCTCCTCCAGCGCGACGAAGATGGGGGCGGAGCCAATGCCTACGCCCCACCCCAGCCCCAGGAGACGCCCAATCAAAAGCTGTGGTACCGCGACTTCCTGTCACTGGTCAACCACCCCACCTTGCACAGCGTCGACGAGTTTTGCGAGCAGATTTGGAAGCGCGAGAGGAAGCATAGAAAACAAAAGGCGCACATGGTTCAAGCgcagcaccagcagcagcagcagcagacaaaGACGATATTGAGTCCGAGCGTTCACGTGCACAGTCAAATGCACGTTCCGAGTTTGGCGGCGAAATGGAAACATCTTCAGGAAAGACAGAAGGGGCGGAATCGGAGAACCCATGATATACAGAGAGCTCCGCGTAGTATCGACTGA